From one Lotus japonicus ecotype B-129 chromosome 3, LjGifu_v1.2 genomic stretch:
- the LOC130745997 gene encoding probable LRR receptor-like serine/threonine-protein kinase At1g05700 isoform X2 produces the protein MALFLHFLLVLLGVLMAKAEDQSGFISIDCGLPENSSYTEKTTGINYISDAKFIDAGVSKSISPAEKVTLQQQLAYVRSFPRGVRNCYRINVTRGTKYLIRASFYYGNYDELNELPQFELHLGANIWDTVTFPNASLTTISEIVYTPSLYYIHVCLVNTGTGTPFISAIELRPLNNGTYNIDSAGTLARLRRYDLGSISNSEYRFKDDVYDRIWAPLPFKRWTQLSTSLSPDDLAQNDYKLPAVVMSTAATSVNASAPFQFYWDPDNAKEQYYIYMHFNEVEKLAPNETRAFNITMNGEYWYGPVVPQYQVTSTIYSPTALTGATRYLFSLVQTENSTLPPILNAFEIYIVKDFSQSETGQDDIDAITNIKTTYQLARNWQGDPCGPAAYMWEGLNCSFQGDGPPRITSLTLSSSGLTGQIASSISKLTILQYLDLSNNSLTGPVPDFLTQLQSLKVLKLGNNNLTGLVPSGLLDRSENGSLSLSVEQNPNLCESVSCNQQTVDQKKKNNIVIPLVASFSGILVFLIAVAAIICGLKKRKPRAVNSHVEPNTPYAQLESKQKQYTYNDLAMITNNFTRILGKGGFGNVYHGLIYDTQVAVKVLSPSSVQGYPQFVTEVKLLMRVHHKNLTSLVGYCNEENNIGLIYEYMANGNLDEHLSGKKSPAKLLSWEDRLKIAVDAAQGLEYLHHGCKPPIIHRDVKSANILLNGNFQAKLADFGLSKSFPADEGSHLFTAVAGTLGYLDPEYYSSNRLTEKSDVYSFGVVLLEIITSQPAIAKTPEKTHIKEWVSSMLSNGDIKNIVDSRLQEDFDTSSVWKAVEIGMVCVSTSPARTRPSMSDVVTELKESLAAELARKRTGCKIENDSMELVPLTLTTALGPQAR, from the exons ATGGCATTGTTTTTGCATTTTCTTCTGGTATTGCTTGGGGTCCTCATGGCAAAAGCTGAGGATCAATCAG GATTCATCAGCATAGATTGTGGGCTACCTGAAAATTCAAGTTACACTGAGAAAACCACAGGCATAAACTACATTTCAGATGCTAAATTCATAGATGCTGGTGTAAGCAAGAGCATATCACCAGCAGAGAAAGTCACTCTTCAACAGCAACTAGCATATGTAAGGAGCTTTCCAAGGGGAGTGAGAAACTGTTACAGAATAAATGTAACCAGGGGTACTAAGTATTTAATCAGAGCTTCTTTCTATTATGGAAACTATGATGAATTAAATGAGTTACCACAATTTGAACTCCATCTTGGAGCTAATATTTGGGACACAGTGACATTCCCCAATGCTTCACTCACCACAATCAGTGAGATTGTATACACCCCATCACTATATTATATACATGTGTGCCTAGTTAACACAGGCACTGGGACTCCATTCATTTCAGCCATAGAATTGAGACCTTTGAACAATGGTACTTATAACATTGACTCAGCTGGAACATTGGCACGCCTCCGGAGATACGATTTAGGTTCCATCTCCAACTCGGAGTACAG GTTCAAAGATGATGTTTATGACAGAATCTGGGCACCTCTTCCTTTCAAACGGTGGACACAATTAAGCACTTCACTAAGCCCTGATGATCTAGCTCAGAATGATTATAAACTACCAGCAGTTGTTATGAGCACTGCCGCGACCTCAGTGAATGCCAGCGCTCCATTTCAGTTCTATTGGGATCCAGATAATGCAAAGGAACAATACTACATCTACATGCACTTCAATGAGGTTGAAAAGCTTGCACCGAATGAAACTAGAGCATTCAATATCACCATGAATGGTGAGTATTGGTATGGTCCTGTGGTACCTCAATATCAAGTAACAAGTACCATATATAGTCCAACAGCTTTGACTGGAGCTACAAGGTACCTGTTTTCTTTAGTTCAGACAGAGAATTCTACCCTTCCACCCATCCTCAATGCCTTCGAGATTTATATAGTAAAAGATTTCTCACAATCAGAAACAGGACAAGATGATA TTGATGCTATCACAAACATCAAGACCACTTATCAGTTGGCAAGAAATTGGCAAGGAGATCCATGTGGCCCTGCAGCATACATGTGGGAAGGTCTAAACTGTAGTTTTCAAGGCGATGGCCCCCCAAGAATCACATCCTT GACTTTGTCTTCAAGTGGATTGACAGGGCAGATAGCATCTTCCATCTCCAAGCTCACTATTTTACAGTACTT GGATTTATCAAACAATAGCTTAACCGGTCCAGTACCTGATTTTCTGACACAACTGCAGTCACTGAAAGTCCT GAAGTTGGGGAATAACAACCTTACAGGTTTAGTTCCCAGTGGACTTCTTGACAGATCAGAAAATGGTTCACTATCATTGAG CGTGGAGCAAAATCCAAATCTATGTGAATCTGTTTCATGCAACCAACAGACAGTtgatcagaaaaagaaaaataatatagtTATCCCCCTGGTAGCATCATTTTCTGGGATTTTGGTGTTCCTAATCGCAGTAGCAGCTATCATCTGTGGACttaaaaaaagaaaaccaagag CTGTGAACAGTCATGTAGAGCCTAATACTCCATATGCACAATTAGAATCCAAGCAAAAACAATATACATATAATGATCTTGCTATGATCACCAACAACTTCACTAGAATTCTTGGTAAAGGTGGATTTGGAAATGTTTATCATGGCCTTATTTATGACACTCAAGTAGCTGTCAAGGTCCTTTCTCCATCATCAGTACAAGGATATCCACAATTCGTAACAGAG GTTAAACTTCTGATGAGAGTTCATCACAAGAATCTGACTTCTCTTGTTGGCTATTGCAATGAAGAAAACAACATAGGGCTCATATATGAATATATGGCAAATGGAAACCTGGATGAGCATCTTTCAG GAAAAAAAAGCCCAGCAAAGTTGTTAAGTTGGGAAGACAGACTCAAGATAGCAGTTGATGCAGCCCAAG GACTGGAATATCTGCATCATGGTTGCAAGCCACCTATAATCCACAGAGATGTGAAAAGtgcaaatattttattaaatggaAACTTCCAAGCAAAATTGGCTGATTTTGGGCTATCCAAAAGCTTCCCTGCTGATGAAGGCTCTCATTTATTCACTGCTGTGGCAGGAACTCTAGGTTACCTGGATCCTGA GTACTACTCATCAAACAGGTTGACAGAGAAAAGTGATGTTTACAGCTTTGGAGTTGTTCTTCTGGAAATAATCACAAGTCAGCCAGCTATTGCAAAAACTCCTGAGAAGACTCACATAAAAGAGTGGGTTAGCTCCATGCTTTCTAATGGAGATATAAAAAACATTGTTGACTCAAGATTGCAAGAAGATTTTGACACTAGCTCTGTGTGGAAAGCTGTTGAAATAGGGATGGTATGTGTGTCTACCAGTCCTGCAAGAACCAGGCCAAGCATGAGTGATGTAGTGACAGAGCTAAAGGAGAGTTTGGCTGCCGAATTAGCTCGAAAAAGGACTGGTTGTAAGATTGAAAATGATTCAATGGAGTTGGTCCCATTGACTCTGACTACTGCACTCGGTCCCCAAGCTAGGTAG
- the LOC130745997 gene encoding LRR receptor-like serine/threonine-protein kinase IOS1 isoform X1 yields MALFLHFLLVLLGVLMAKAEDQSGFISIDCGLPENSSYTEKTTGINYISDAKFIDAGVSKSISPAEKVTLQQQLAYVRSFPRGVRNCYRINVTRGTKYLIRASFYYGNYDELNELPQFELHLGANIWDTVTFPNASLTTISEIVYTPSLYYIHVCLVNTGTGTPFISAIELRPLNNGTYNIDSAGTLARLRRYDLGSISNSEYRFKDDVYDRIWAPLPFKRWTQLSTSLSPDDLAQNDYKLPAVVMSTAATSVNASAPFQFYWDPDNAKEQYYIYMHFNEVEKLAPNETRAFNITMNGEYWYGPVVPQYQVTSTIYSPTALTGATRYLFSLVQTENSTLPPILNAFEIYIVKDFSQSETGQDDIDAITNIKTTYQLARNWQGDPCGPAAYMWEGLNCSFQGDGPPRITSLTLSSSGLTGQIASSISKLTILQYLDLSNNSLTGPVPDFLTQLQSLKVLKLGNNNLTGLVPSGLLDRSENGSLSLSVEQNPNLCESVSCNQQTVDQKKKNNIVIPLVASFSGILVFLIAVAAIICGLKKRKPRAAVNSHVEPNTPYAQLESKQKQYTYNDLAMITNNFTRILGKGGFGNVYHGLIYDTQVAVKVLSPSSVQGYPQFVTEVKLLMRVHHKNLTSLVGYCNEENNIGLIYEYMANGNLDEHLSGKKSPAKLLSWEDRLKIAVDAAQGLEYLHHGCKPPIIHRDVKSANILLNGNFQAKLADFGLSKSFPADEGSHLFTAVAGTLGYLDPEYYSSNRLTEKSDVYSFGVVLLEIITSQPAIAKTPEKTHIKEWVSSMLSNGDIKNIVDSRLQEDFDTSSVWKAVEIGMVCVSTSPARTRPSMSDVVTELKESLAAELARKRTGCKIENDSMELVPLTLTTALGPQAR; encoded by the exons ATGGCATTGTTTTTGCATTTTCTTCTGGTATTGCTTGGGGTCCTCATGGCAAAAGCTGAGGATCAATCAG GATTCATCAGCATAGATTGTGGGCTACCTGAAAATTCAAGTTACACTGAGAAAACCACAGGCATAAACTACATTTCAGATGCTAAATTCATAGATGCTGGTGTAAGCAAGAGCATATCACCAGCAGAGAAAGTCACTCTTCAACAGCAACTAGCATATGTAAGGAGCTTTCCAAGGGGAGTGAGAAACTGTTACAGAATAAATGTAACCAGGGGTACTAAGTATTTAATCAGAGCTTCTTTCTATTATGGAAACTATGATGAATTAAATGAGTTACCACAATTTGAACTCCATCTTGGAGCTAATATTTGGGACACAGTGACATTCCCCAATGCTTCACTCACCACAATCAGTGAGATTGTATACACCCCATCACTATATTATATACATGTGTGCCTAGTTAACACAGGCACTGGGACTCCATTCATTTCAGCCATAGAATTGAGACCTTTGAACAATGGTACTTATAACATTGACTCAGCTGGAACATTGGCACGCCTCCGGAGATACGATTTAGGTTCCATCTCCAACTCGGAGTACAG GTTCAAAGATGATGTTTATGACAGAATCTGGGCACCTCTTCCTTTCAAACGGTGGACACAATTAAGCACTTCACTAAGCCCTGATGATCTAGCTCAGAATGATTATAAACTACCAGCAGTTGTTATGAGCACTGCCGCGACCTCAGTGAATGCCAGCGCTCCATTTCAGTTCTATTGGGATCCAGATAATGCAAAGGAACAATACTACATCTACATGCACTTCAATGAGGTTGAAAAGCTTGCACCGAATGAAACTAGAGCATTCAATATCACCATGAATGGTGAGTATTGGTATGGTCCTGTGGTACCTCAATATCAAGTAACAAGTACCATATATAGTCCAACAGCTTTGACTGGAGCTACAAGGTACCTGTTTTCTTTAGTTCAGACAGAGAATTCTACCCTTCCACCCATCCTCAATGCCTTCGAGATTTATATAGTAAAAGATTTCTCACAATCAGAAACAGGACAAGATGATA TTGATGCTATCACAAACATCAAGACCACTTATCAGTTGGCAAGAAATTGGCAAGGAGATCCATGTGGCCCTGCAGCATACATGTGGGAAGGTCTAAACTGTAGTTTTCAAGGCGATGGCCCCCCAAGAATCACATCCTT GACTTTGTCTTCAAGTGGATTGACAGGGCAGATAGCATCTTCCATCTCCAAGCTCACTATTTTACAGTACTT GGATTTATCAAACAATAGCTTAACCGGTCCAGTACCTGATTTTCTGACACAACTGCAGTCACTGAAAGTCCT GAAGTTGGGGAATAACAACCTTACAGGTTTAGTTCCCAGTGGACTTCTTGACAGATCAGAAAATGGTTCACTATCATTGAG CGTGGAGCAAAATCCAAATCTATGTGAATCTGTTTCATGCAACCAACAGACAGTtgatcagaaaaagaaaaataatatagtTATCCCCCTGGTAGCATCATTTTCTGGGATTTTGGTGTTCCTAATCGCAGTAGCAGCTATCATCTGTGGACttaaaaaaagaaaaccaagag CAGCTGTGAACAGTCATGTAGAGCCTAATACTCCATATGCACAATTAGAATCCAAGCAAAAACAATATACATATAATGATCTTGCTATGATCACCAACAACTTCACTAGAATTCTTGGTAAAGGTGGATTTGGAAATGTTTATCATGGCCTTATTTATGACACTCAAGTAGCTGTCAAGGTCCTTTCTCCATCATCAGTACAAGGATATCCACAATTCGTAACAGAG GTTAAACTTCTGATGAGAGTTCATCACAAGAATCTGACTTCTCTTGTTGGCTATTGCAATGAAGAAAACAACATAGGGCTCATATATGAATATATGGCAAATGGAAACCTGGATGAGCATCTTTCAG GAAAAAAAAGCCCAGCAAAGTTGTTAAGTTGGGAAGACAGACTCAAGATAGCAGTTGATGCAGCCCAAG GACTGGAATATCTGCATCATGGTTGCAAGCCACCTATAATCCACAGAGATGTGAAAAGtgcaaatattttattaaatggaAACTTCCAAGCAAAATTGGCTGATTTTGGGCTATCCAAAAGCTTCCCTGCTGATGAAGGCTCTCATTTATTCACTGCTGTGGCAGGAACTCTAGGTTACCTGGATCCTGA GTACTACTCATCAAACAGGTTGACAGAGAAAAGTGATGTTTACAGCTTTGGAGTTGTTCTTCTGGAAATAATCACAAGTCAGCCAGCTATTGCAAAAACTCCTGAGAAGACTCACATAAAAGAGTGGGTTAGCTCCATGCTTTCTAATGGAGATATAAAAAACATTGTTGACTCAAGATTGCAAGAAGATTTTGACACTAGCTCTGTGTGGAAAGCTGTTGAAATAGGGATGGTATGTGTGTCTACCAGTCCTGCAAGAACCAGGCCAAGCATGAGTGATGTAGTGACAGAGCTAAAGGAGAGTTTGGCTGCCGAATTAGCTCGAAAAAGGACTGGTTGTAAGATTGAAAATGATTCAATGGAGTTGGTCCCATTGACTCTGACTACTGCACTCGGTCCCCAAGCTAGGTAG
- the LOC130745998 gene encoding vacuolar protein sorting-associated protein 26A, with the protein MNYLLGAFKPACNVVITFNDGKNRKQVPFKKENGQAVSVPLFQSQENIAGKITIEPMQGKKIDHNGIKVELLGQIEMYFDRGNFYDFTSLVRELDVPGDIYERKTYPFEFSTVEMPYETYNGVNVRLRYVLKVTINRGYAGSIVEYQDFVVRNYSPPPQINNSIKMEVGIEDCLHIEFEYNKSKYHLKDVIIGKIYFLLVRIKIKNMDLEIRRRESTGSGTNTHVETETLAKFELMDGAPVRGESIPIRLFLSPYELTPTHHNINNKFSVKYFLNLVLVDEEDRRYFKQQEITMYRLQETS; encoded by the exons ATG AATTACCTTCTTGGAGCTTTCAAGCCGGCATGCAATGTCGTGATCACGTTTAACGATGGGAAAAACCGGAAGCAG GTGCCATTTAAAAAGGAAAATGGTCAAGCAGTTTCAGTGCCACTTTTCCAAAGTCAAGAAAACATTGCTGGGAAG ATTACAATAGAACCAATGCAAGGGAAGAAGATTGATCACAATGGCATAAAAGTTGAGCTCCTTGGACAGATAG AGATGTATTTTGACAGAGGAAACTTTTATGACTTTACTTCCCTCG TACGAGAACTTGATGTTCCTGGAGACATCTATGAAAGGAAAACATATCCCTTTGAATTTTCTACTGTTGAAATGCCATATGAGACATACAATGGGGTGAATGTGAGGCTTAG GTATGTCTTGAAAGTGACCATTAATCGTGGTTATGCAGGAAGCATAGTAGAGTACCAGGATTTTGTG GTCCGCAACTATTCTCCACCCCCGCAAATTAACAATAGCATCAAG ATGGAAGTTGGAATTGAAGATTGTCTACACATTGAATTCGAATACAACAAAAGCAA gTATCATCTGAAAGATGTCATTATTGGTAAGATATATTTCTTACTTGTCAGAATCAAGATAAAAAACATGGATCTTGAGATTAGACGTCGAGAATCAACAGGATCTGGGACCAACACCCATGTTGAGACAGAAACATTGGCTAAATTTGAGTTGATGGATGGTGCTCCTGTCAGAG GTGAATCAATCCCAATCAGACTGTTCCTCAGTCCTTATGAGCTGACACCAACCCACCATAACATTAATAACAAATTCAGTGTGAAGTACTTTTTAAATCTTGTGTTGGTTGATGAAGAGGACAGGCGGTACTTCAAGCAGCAGGAAATCACAATGTACAGGCTGCAAGAAACTTCGTGA